CGAACGCCTGGTCCGCGAGCGTGAACGTGTATCCGCCCTGCGCGACCCCGTGCCCGTTCGCCATCTCGGCCGAGACGACCAGCTCGGCGGTCGCCTGCCCTCCGCTCGCGCTCGTCACCTTCAGGCCGAGGGACTGGCCGCTGCGCTCGGCCGCCAGCAGCTGCTGCACGTACGGATCGATGCTCATCTCACGCCAGCCGCTCGATGACCATCGCCATGCCCTGACCGCCCCCGACGCAGAGCGTCGCAAGCCCCAGGGTTCCGTCACGATCCGCCAGCCCGTGCGCCAGCGTCCCGACGAGGCGCACCCCCGTCGCCCCGAACGGGTGGCCCAGAGCGATCGCTCCGCCGTGCGGGTTGACGATCTCGGGATCCGCACCGAGCTGCCGGACCACCGGCACGACCTGGGCCGCGAACGCCTCGTTCAGCTCGATCAGGTCGAGATCCCCGATGCCGAGCCCCAGCCGCTCGAGCAGGCGTCCCGAGGCCTCGACGGGCCCCAGCCCCATGATCTCCGGGGAGAGCGCGCTCGCTCCCGCTCCGAGCACGCGTGCGAGCGGGGTCAGGCCGAGCTCCCGCGCGCGACGCGCGCTCATCAGCACGGCGGCCGAGGCGCCGTCGTTGAGCGGGCTCGCATTCCCCGCGGTGACCGTGCCGGTCTCGATGAATGCGGGCGGCAGCCCCTGGAGCACCTCGAGCGTGGTCTGCGGCCTCGGGCCGTCATCGGCGTCGACCACCGAGCCGTCCGCACGGGTATAGGGGGCGATCTCGCGGTCGAAGTAGCCGTCCGCGATCGCCCGCGCCGCGCGCTGCTGCGAGCGCAGCGCCCAGGAGTCCTGGTCGAGCCGCGTCGTGCCCGTGAGCCGCGCCACGAACTCCGCGGTCTTGCCCATCGCGATGTAGATGTCGGGATCCTCACCGCTCTCGCGCGGATCCCGCCACGGCTCTCCCGAGGCGAAGAGCGCGTCGGCCCGAGCCGCGGCGCGCGCGGACGCGGGGTGGGGGTTCGTGGTCGTCGGCGGCTCCACGGAGGTCGACTCGACGCCCGCGACGAGGTAGGCGTCGCCGTCGCCGGCGCGGATTGCCCGAGCGGCCGAGGCCACGGCCTCGAGCGATGATGCGCAGAAGCGGTTGATCGTCGCACCGGGCAACCCGTCACGGCCGGCGAGCACCGCGATCCTGCGGGCGAGGTTGTCGCCCTGCGCGCCCTGCGGGACCGCGGTGCCCACCCAGAAGTCCTGCAGCTCCCCCGGGTCGAGACCCGGAACCCGCTCGATCGCCGCGGCAATGGCGGCGACGCCCAGATCTTCGGGTCGTTCGGATGCGAGCGAGCCCTTCCGGGCCCGCCCGAACGGGGTCCTGGCATACGACACGAGCACGGCATCCGTCGCGGCGAGGGGTCTGTTGGGGGCGCTGATCTGCGGCATTCGCACGGTCTCCTTCGGGTTCTTCCAGAACGTTCAGAACCGGTCTCTCACGTGGCGATCGCGGCCGTAGAGCGCAACGACGCCGATGATGACCAGGCCGTAGATGATGCGGCTCTGGCCGTCGCTCATCCCGTTGCTCACCACGATGGTCGAGAGCAGGGTGAGGATCGTGGCGCCCAGCACGGTGCGCGTGTAGCTGCCTCGGATCGAGCCGAAGGTGGTGCCGCCGAGCAGCACCGCGGCGAGACCCGTGAAGAGGTAGGGGTCGCCGCTGGTCGCGTTCCACCCCGAGCTGAAGCTCGCGAGGAGCATGCCCGCAATCCCGGCGGTGACGCCCGACATGGCGAAGACCCCCGTCCAGACCGTGCCGGTGCTGATCCGGGCGAGCCCCGCGGCGCGGCGGTTGGCGCCCGTCGCGTAGAGGCGCCTCCCGTTCACGGTGCGCGCGAGGAAGAGCCAGACGAGCACCGCGGCGACGACGACGATGAGGATCAGGGGAGGTACGGGCAGGCCGAAGGTCGTGCTCGTGATGCCGGTCAGGCTCCGCAGGGCATCGGGGGGAGCCGAGGAGTAGTCGGCGTTCGCGATGAACAACGTGCCCCCGGTCAGGGCCGCGCTGACGCCGAGCGTGAGCACCAGGGGCTGCACCTCGTATCGGTGGCTCACGAAGCCGACGAAGGCTCCCACCCCGCCGCAGACGGCGACGGTGGTCAGCAGGGCGAGCGGCAGGGGCCATCCGGCTCCGGTGGCGAGATTCGAGGCAACGAACGATCCCACGATGATGTACCCCGGGATCGCCAGGTCGAGCCCTCCGAGGATGACGACCAGGGTCTGCCCCATGGCGGCGAGGGCGAGCAGGGAGACGAGCATCAGGATCGAGACGATCGACACCGGGTTCAAGATGCTGGGCACGGTCGCCACCAGCCAGGCGGCGAGCACCGTCAGCACCGCGATCTGCAGGATGGGTAGTCGCAGCAGTGCGGTCCGGAATCCCGCGATCCCGCGCGGCGAAGGCAGAGGGGTGTTGACCGTCGCGGTCGGGGGTCGTGTGTTCATCATCGCTTCCCTTCGCCGCGAGTCGACAGCAGCGTCGCGCTGAGCAGCACCCCGAGGATGAGCACGGCGCCGTACGCGAACTGGATGAAGTTGGTCTGCACGCCGGCGGCGGTGAGGAACTGCTGGATCAGGTAGAGCGCGAAGGCTCCGAGCATGGATCCGACGAGGCCTCCCCGCCCGCCCAGCAGGCTCGTCCCCCCGAGCACCACCGCGGCGAGGCCGAGGAGCGCGTAGGTGGTCGCGAGCGAGGTCTCCGAGGACTGCAGCAGGGCGGACAGCGCGATTCCCCCGATCCCGGCGAAGAGGCCGCCGAGCGAGTAGGCGAGCACCCTCACGGCAGTCACGTTCACGCCCGAACCGTAGGCCGACACGTCGCTGTCGCCCGTGGCGAGCAGGTTTCGCACGAACGCCGTGCGGCGCAGCAGGTACCAGATCAGCAGTGCCGAACCGATGGTGATCACGGCTCCGGGCACCACGCCCACCGAGCGCGCCAGCCCCTCGCTCCATCGGTCGCTCGCGGACACGGGGGTCCGTGCGATGGTCTGCGAGAGCCCGACGAGCAGGAAGAGCATACCCACGGTCGCGACGACCGGGTGCAGCCGCACCACGGCGACGAGCACGCCGTTGATCGCGCCGATCCCGGTCGCGAGCAGCAGCAGGATCGGGATCGCGAGCGGCGCGCTCCCGAGCCCCGCGGGCATGAGCACGGCGATGAAGACGACGCTGATGAACGTCGTCAGGGGGCCCACGGACACGTCCATGCCGCCGGAGAGAATGGCGGGGGTCGAGGCGAAGCCGACGAGGGCGAACGGGGCGAAGGTGCCGAGGATCGCCGGCCATCGGGCCGGGTCCAGGAAGCTCGGGGAGACGATGACGTTGAGCACCAGGAGCACAACGCACAGCAGCAGCGCGAACGCCCAGGGGCGCTGACGGAAGAACGAGAGGACGCCGTTCATGAGACGCTCCCCGCCGGCTGGCCGAAGTAGGCGGAGACGACCGCCTCGTGCGTGATCCCCTCGTGGGCGAGGTCGGCGAACACCTCGCGGTCGCGGAACACGAGTGCGCGGTCGACGAGCTCGACGATCTCGTCGACCTCGCTCGACAGCATGACCACGCCCATCCCCTCCGACGCGAGGCGGTTGAGCGTCGCGTAGATCTCCCGCTTCGTCGAGATGTCCACTCCGCGCGTGGGATCGTTCAGCAGCAGCACGTCCGGGCCGGTGGCGAGCCACCTGGCCAGCAGCACCTTCTGCTGGCTGCCGCCGGAGAGGGTCGAGATCGGGTCGTCGGGGCTGCCGAGGCGGATGCTCAGGCCGTCGACGAACCCGCTGAATCGCTCCCGCATCCGCCGCGCGCTGACCAGCCCGCCCCGGCGGTCCTCCCGCAGCGTCGGCAGCGCGAAGTTCTCCCGGATCGACATCGCCTCGAAGAGCGACTCGCCCCGGCGCTCTCGGGGGAGGTACGCGATCCCGAGCCGCCCGGCCCGCCGCCACGTGACCTCGGTGTCGCCCCGGCCGCGGGAACCGATGCGCACGACCCGGCCCGCTCCGCTCGCGACACCGCCCAGCCGGCGGATGAAGAGGTCCTGCCCGTGCCCCTCCAGTCCGCAGAGCCCGATGATCTCGCCGGCCCGCACCGTGAGGTCGATCGGGGCGGCGCCGTCCCCGAGCCGCACGCCCCGCGCCTCCAGCACCGCGGCACCCGGCGTGCGGGGCTCTTTCTCGCGGGCGGCGAGCCCGCCGCGCTCCCCGGTCATGTCCTGGATCAGGTTCGGGATCGACATCGCCTCACGTTCGACCGTCGAGACGGTCCGTCCGGTGCGCAACACGGTGACCCGATCCGAGACGGCCTCGACCTCGTCCATGCGGTGCGAGATGAATAGCACGCTCGCCCCCTCCTCGGTGAGTCGCCGCATCTCGGCGAAGAGCCGGTCGCGGGTCTGCACGTCGAGCGCCGCAGTCGACTCGTCGAGGATCAGCACTCGGGGGTCGCGCACGAGCGACCGCGCGATGCAGACGGCCTGGCGCTCGGAGAGCGAGAGCTTCGCCGCCGGCAGGTCGAGCGGAGCGTCTCCGAGAAGGCGCCCCAGCACTTCGGCCGCCTTCTCCCGCTGCGAGGCGGGGGACAGCCTCCGGCGGAAGAGTCCGCCCGCGCCGAGCCAGACGTTGTCGACGACCGATTGCCCTCCGGCGGTCAGCACCTCCTGGAAGACCGTCTCGATCCCGAGCTCGCTCGCCTCCCGGGGCGAGCGCATCGAGACGTCCGAGCCGCCGAGGCGCACGGTGCCCTGATCGGGCTGATGCACGCCTCCGATGATCTTGACGAGCGTGCTCTTCCCCGACCCGTTCTCGCCGAGCAGCGTGTGCACCTCGCCGGCGTGCAGCTTGATCGATGCGTGCACGAGTGCGCGGGTGGCGCCGAAGCGCTTGCCGATGCCGTCGAGACTTAGGCGCGGGGGTTGATGCTCATTCATGCGACTCCTCGTCGAGTTCTCCGCATCGTCGCGGAGGGCACGTTTCCATAACATAAACTGTACGTATCGTATCGAATGTGGCTATCATTGTGCAACGCCCCCGGGGCGTTCACCACACACTCAACATCCACTCGACGAGGAGTTCAGATTGAGCAAGCACATCCACCAGAGACGACCGATCACCAGGGCGTTCACCGCCCTCGCCGTGGCGGGCCTCGCGCTCTCCGGTTGCGCCTCCGGCTCCGGCGGCGGGTCCGACGGCGCCGACGACACCACCGCGTCCTCCGATCTCGGCGAGTGCGGCACCGTGCCCGTGCTCGAACCCAATGATCCGAACGGCCTGCTGGACGGCCTCAGCGACGAGGTGAAGTCCGCATACAACGGCTACCCGCTCGAGATCAAGGAGTCGGCCTGGGCCGACTGGACCCCCGACCACGAGGGGCCGTTCACTGCAGCCATGATCACCAATCCGCCGACCAACCCGTTCCAGGTCAGCCTCTACGATGCGATCAAGAAGACGCTCGCCGAGAACGACGTGGAGCTCATCGCCGAGTACGCCCCGGCGAACCACCAGGACGTGCCGCAGCAGCTGCAGCAGTTCGAGGAGGCGATGTCCCGCGATCCCGACATCATCTACTTCCTCCCGCTCGCCCCCGAGCCGAGCCTCGAGGTCATCGAGGCCGCGGGGGAGGCGGGGATCCCGGTGGTCGTCTTCCAAACCCCGGTCGACTCCGAGTACGCCCTCAGCGTGGCGAGCAACCAGGTGCTCCAGTCGATGGAAGTGGGCGCCCAGGTCTACGAGGCGATGGGCGGCGAGGGCAACCTCCTGCGCGTCGCCGGAGTCCCCGGCATCACGAGCGACACCGACGCGCTGGCCGGTTACAACGCCGCGCTCGAACTCTGCCCGGGCATCTCCATCGGCGGCGAGGTGACCGGCTTCTTCGAGTCGGGCACCGCCCAGGCGGAGACGCTGAAGTACCTCTCGGCGAACCCCGCGCCGGTGGACGGCGTCATCCACTCGGGCACGATGGGCCTCGGCGTGCTCAACGCCTTCCTGGAGTCCGGGCGCGAACCCGTGCCCATCGCGGACATCGGCGCCCTGCAGGGCTTCATCAGCTGGGCGCTGCAGAACCCCGACTACCCCTACGTCGGCACCGCGTCGCCCACCGCGAGGATGGGGGAGGCCATGGCGGAGGTGGGGATCCGAACCCTGCACGGCGAGGGCCCGAAGGTGAACCAGGTCATCACCCACCCGTTCATCGTCAATCGCGACAACATCGAGGAGTGGGGCGACGAGTCCTGGGACCTTGCGGACCAGACCGACTTCGCGGGCGATCCGAAGGCGTACTTCCCCGGCGACTCGCTGGACGAGTTCTTCAACAACCCGGGTTGAGTCCCGAGAGGGCCCCGCTCCCCTGGTGAACCGCACCGGGGAGCGGGGCCCTCCCACGCGCTCGGCTCTGTGAGGGATTCGGCTACGGTGAGAGGGATCCGGCGGGAGAAGTCAGACGGAGTCACCGCGATCCTCGGCCGCGACGGATGGGCGGTCGGCGTCGAACTGGCGGACGGCGAGCGGATCGCGGCCTCCGGGATCGTGGTCGACGGCAACCTGCGGATGAGCGACGAGGGCGTCTTCGCGATCGGCGACTGCGCGCGATACCCAAACCGGTTCGCGGGTACTGAGATGCGCGTCGAGTCGGTGCAGAACGCGACCGACCACGCGCGCCACGTTGCGGCCGTGCTCACCGGCGCCGCCGAGAGCGACTACCGCTCCGTGCTCTGGTTCTGGAGCACCCAGGGCGACCGCCGACTGCAGATCGCGGGGATCGCGATGCCCGACGACGAGGCCCGCCCGATTGAGCAGGGCGACGACGGCAAGCTCGTGGTGGAGCGGTGGCGCGCCGGCCGGCTGGTCGCCGTCGAGACGATCAATGCCCCGGGGCCTCACATGCCGGCCCGGCGCGCGCTCGCCTGACCCGGCAAGGAACGCCGCTACTCGCCGCGCTCGAGCTCCTCGGACCGGCGCACGTTCGCGGCGAGCGCCCGGTCGAACAGATCGCCCCAGTCGGCCTCCTGCAGCACCGCGACCGCCTGCTCGGTCGTGCCCTTCGGGCTCGTCACATTGCGTCGCAGCTGCTCGGGCTCCTCGTCGCTGCGCACCATCAGCTCGGCGGCGCCGGCGATCGTCTGCTGCACCAGCAGCCGCGCCTGCTCCGCGTCGAACCCCATCCGCCGAGCAGCGGCGGTCATGTGCTCGGCGTAGAGGAAGACATAGGCCGGCCCCGATCCCGAGACCGCGGCGACGTCGTTGATCTGGTCCTCGCGCACCACGAGCACCGAGCCGACCGTCTCGAACAGGCGCCGCACCGTGTCGACCGCCTGATCGCTCGCCGACGAGCCTCCCGCGATTCCCGTCACGCCCCGCCCGATGTGCGACGGCGTGTTCGGCATCGCCCGCACCACCGAGACGCCCTCGGGCAGTTCCGCCTCGATCGCGCTGCTCGGAACCCCGGCCGCGACGCTGACCACGATCGCGCCCGGCTCGAGCGCGTCGGCGATCTCGCGCGCGGCGTCCGAGATCATCCACGGCTTCACCGCGAGGATCACGAGGCCCGCGCCGCGCACTGCGCGGCGGTTCGCCTCGGGATCGCTCTCTCCCGCGAAGGCCACCACGTCTTCGGCGTCGTCGAATGCCGCGGCGCTCGCCGCCGATCGGGTCGTCACCGCGATCGGCAGTTCGATGCTCACGTCGGGCGCTCGCAGGCCGGTGAGGATCGCGCCCCCCATCGAGCCGACTCCGATCATGGCGGTGCGGGGCAGGGTTTCGTTCGTCGTCTCGCGCATGGTTCAAGTCTACGAGCGAGGCTGCGCGGGGAGACGCCCGCCGGTGGGTGTCTCTCCGCGCGGCCCCGGTCGCTCAGACCGTGATGACCTTCGGCGCGGCGACGGCCTTGAGTCCGTGCGCTCCGAACTCGAGCCCGTACCCCGAGGCCTTCACCCCGCCGAACGGCACCATCGGGTTGAGGGTGCCGTGCTGGTTGATCCACACCGTACCCGCCTCGATCCGCTCCGCAACCCTGCGGGCCTCGTCGGGGTCACCCCAAACCGAGGCGCCGAGGCCCTGCTCGGAGGCGTTGGCCCGAGCGATCGCATCCTCGAGATCGGTGTAGCGGATGATCGGGATCACCGGACCGAACTGCTCCTCGTCGACCAGCGCCGCACCGTCTTCGATGTCGGTCACGATCGTGGTGCGGTAGAACTGCGCCCCGAGTTCGGCGGCTGGTTCGCCTCCGGTCACGATCCGCGCACCCCGGGCACGCGCGTCGTCGACCAGGCGCCCCACGATCTCGAACTGCTGCGGCGTCGTCAGCGGGCCGAGCAGGTTCCCCTCTTCCGTGCCCGGCCCCATGGGCACCGCATCCGCGATCTCCGCGAGCGCGGCGACCACGTCGTCATGCACCGAGTCGTGCACGTACAGGCGCTTGAGGGCCGCGCAGGTCTGACCCGTGTTGATGAAGATGCCCCAGAACAGGCCCTCTGCGATCGCCCGCGCATCCGCGCCGGGCAGCACGATCCCCGGATCGTTGCCTCCGAGTTCGAGCGTCAGCCTCGCGAGGTTGTCGGCCGAGCTGCGCACGATCTCACGGCCGGTCTCGGTCGAGCCGGTGAACATGACCTTGTCGATCCCGGGATGGCTCGCGATGCGCGCCCCGACCTCGCGGTTGCCGGACACGACGGTCAGCACTCCGGCCGGCAGATGACAGTTCATGAGCTCCACCACCGCGAGCACGCTCAGCGGCGTGTAGCTGCTCGGCTTCACCACGACGGCGTTTCCCATCCGCAGCGACGGCGCGATCTGCCAGATCCCGATCAGCGCCGGCCAGTTCCACGGGCCGATCGCCGCGACGACGCCGAGCGGCACGTAGTGCAGCTCCGACCGCGTCCCCTCCGCCTCGAACAGCACTTCGGGCTCGATCGCGGTGTCGGCCGCGTTCCGCACCCACACCGCGCACCCGCCCGCTTCGAACCGCGCGCCTGCGCCGTTCAGCGGTTTGCCCTGCTCCCGCGCGATGATCTGGGCGAGTTCCTCGGCGTGAGCCTCGATCTCGTCGGCGGCGATGCGCAGCAGCCGCGAGCGCTCGTGATGGCCCAGCGCGGCCCACCCCGTCTGCGCCTCCCGCGCCGTCTCCACGGCGGCGTCGAGATCGGCGACCGTGTGCACGGGCGCATACCCGATCGTCTCCCCGGTAGCGGCGTCGGGTATCGCGCGCCCGGCCGCCTCGGCCACCGTGATCGCGTTCAGCAATGCGTTGTCCGTCATTCTCTGCTCCTCTTCTCGCTCTGCCGGCGCACCGGTCAGCGGTCCTCGAACGACGCCACACAGGCCGCCGTCGCATCGTCATAGGCGACATCGTCGTAGGTCTCGAGGCCGTCGATGTACTGATCCAGCACGCCCTCGGCGTCGTCGAGACCCTGCTCCGTGGCGAGGTCGATCCACATCTCCTTGCCCGTGTCGCCCAGTGCGTCCTTCCATGCCTGCGTGTCCTGCTCCTCCCACGCGTTCAGGGACTTCACCGTCGGCGCGTCCTTCATCTGCTGGCACTGACCCGCCGCGACCTCGTTGAAGGCGGCGATGCCGGCGCCCGTGTTGAGCTCGTCGGTCACCTGATCGAACTGCTCACGGAGGTCATCCGGCAGAGAGTCGTAGGCATCGGCGTTGACCCACATGCCGAAGGTCGAGTACTGGCCGACGCCGGGATCCGTCCAGTCGGGCAGCAGCTCCATCAGTCCGTAGTTCACGGGGAAGTCGATGGCGCCGCCGATCATCGATACGACACCCCGTTCGACCGCCTCGTAGGTCTCGGGAGCGGTGACCGCGACGATGTTCCCGCCCGCGTCGCCGACGGCCTGCTGGATGATCGGGCCCGAGACTCTCACCTGGGCTCCCTGGAACTGGGAGACGTTCGTGATCGGTTCATGCCCGCCGAGCAGGAAGCGCCCCACCGGCCACGTGGCGACGTGGTGCAGGCCGTTGCGCTCCATGATCGCCTTCGCCGGATCGTAGTCCCGGTGCAGGTCGTAGATCGACTGCATCGTCGCCTGAGCGTTCTGGCTTAGGAACGGGATGCTCACCATGCTCGTGGACGGGAAGTACTGCGGCGTGTAGTCGGGCACGGTCACGCCGATCTGGGCCCGGCCGTCGCGTACGCAGTCGGCGACTTCGGGCGCTTTGCACAGCGCCTCGGTGGCGGTCCGCTCGAAGTTGATGCGACCCTCCGTGACCTCCTCGACGCGGTCGAGGAACCAGTTCTGCACCGCCGCGTTGGGGGTGTCGGCCTGAGCGCCCGTCACGAGCGTCCAGGTGACGGTCTCCCCGCCGCCATCGCCTCCTTCGCCGCCCGGCGACGCGTTGTTGATGCCCGAGCAGCCGGCGAGCACGAGGCCCGCGACCGCGATGAGGCCGATCGATCCGGCGGCTCGGCCGAGCCCCCTGGGGTGCTGTCGAGTGGAGAACATCATCGTCCTTTCGTGGGTGTTCCGCCGCGTGGGGCGGGGTTGACTTCATTGTTCAGCGGCCCGGCCGCGCTGTCGTTGGCGAACGGCGCAGCCGGGTGAGGCGTTCGCGCAAGCCTGATCAGCCGGCCCCCTGCGCGACGAGCGAGGGCAGGAACAGGGTGATCGCGGGCACGAAGAAGAGGATCGCCGAGACTACGAGATCCATCAGCATGAGCGGCAGCACGCCCTTGAACACGGTCTCCGTGCGCACCCCGGTGGCACCGGATACGACGAAGCAGGTCATGCCCACCGGCGGGGTCACCATCCCGATCGCCGTCAGCTTCACGATCATGAGCCCGAGCCAGATCCCGTCGAACCCCAGTTCCATCGCGATCGGGTAGATGATCGGGATGGTGATGATGAGCACTGAGATCTCGTCGAGCGCTGTGCCGAGCGGCAGCAGGAGGAGCAGGAGCAGGCCGATCGTGAGGAGCGGCGGCACGTCGAGCCCCGCCACCCAGTTCGTGACCGTGTCAGGCACGTGGGCCGCGATCAGGAAGGTCGAGAACACGCTCGAGCCCACCAGGATCATGAAGACCATCGACGTCGTCTGAGCCGTGTCGAGCAGGGCGCCCTTCACCTTGTCCCACACGACGCTCCAGCCCTCGCGCCGGAATTCCCAGAGCAGGATCACGAGCGCCACGAATGCCGCGATGGCGGCTGATTCGGTCGAGGTGAATATCCCGGAGAACATGCCGCCGAGGATGATCAAGAAGATCACGCCCAGACGCACGAGGCCTCGCCACGGCAGATCTCTCAGCGTGCGCCCGTAGACCTGTCGCACGGCCTCGGTGTCGGGGGTCCCCGGGGGCAGCTGGGAGATGCTCGCGGCCGGCTCGGCGGCTCCGGATCGCGCTCCGCGCTGCGCCGCCGCATCCGCGTGCGCGACCGCGACAGCCTCGGTGAGCGTCGCCTCGGGGCGCACGATCTGCCGGTGCCCCACCACCAGGATGTACACGATGTAGCCGAGCGCGGAGAGCACGCCGGGAATGATGCCGGCCGCGAGGATCTGCGCGACCGATTCGCCCGTCATGATCGCGTACAGCACCAGGAATGTGCTGGGCGGGATGACGACGCCGAGCGTGCCCGCGATCGCGACGATGCCCGTCGCGAGCGCAGCCGGGTAGCCGTAGGCTCGCATCTGCCCGACCGACAGCTTCGACATGGTCGCGGCCGTGCCGATACTCGAACCGGAAACCGCCGAGACCCCCGCGCACGCCATCACCGTGGCGACGCCGAGACCCCCGGGGAAACGGCTGA
This DNA window, taken from Leucobacter tenebrionis, encodes the following:
- a CDS encoding TRAP transporter large permease; the encoded protein is MLVTMIVLAVVALLLVLLMLRMPVALSLALTGALGLGILQGTDYTTNVLGSVPFSATASFSLTIIPMFILMGMFAMRARIAEHVFAVANHMVSRFPGGLGVATVMACAGVSAVSGSSIGTAATMSKLSVGQMRAYGYPAALATGIVAIAGTLGVVIPPSTFLVLYAIMTGESVAQILAAGIIPGVLSALGYIVYILVVGHRQIVRPEATLTEAVAVAHADAAAQRGARSGAAEPAASISQLPPGTPDTEAVRQVYGRTLRDLPWRGLVRLGVIFLIILGGMFSGIFTSTESAAIAAFVALVILLWEFRREGWSVVWDKVKGALLDTAQTTSMVFMILVGSSVFSTFLIAAHVPDTVTNWVAGLDVPPLLTIGLLLLLLLPLGTALDEISVLIITIPIIYPIAMELGFDGIWLGLMIVKLTAIGMVTPPVGMTCFVVSGATGVRTETVFKGVLPLMLMDLVVSAILFFVPAITLFLPSLVAQGAG